In Candidatus Rokuibacteriota bacterium, the genomic stretch GGGCCAGGAGGACGTAGTCGCCGTCCTTGCCCAGGTTCTTCCCCCAGACCGGAGGATCCGGCGCGCGCACCATGAGCGTCAGCTTGGGGTTGTAGTCAAGCTCCTTCATCTGCTTGACGATGGTCATGCCGTCCGGCGGCGTCGGCACGGCGAAGACCGCCTCGGCCCTGGCTGCCTTGGCCTTGAGGATCATGTCGGAGAAATCCTTGGCTCCGGGGGCGTAGTCGGCGTTGACCGCCACCTGAAAACCGGCCGCTTTGCCCGCCTCGGTCCAGGCGGTCGCCATCTCGCGGCCCCAGTCGGTCTTCTCCTGAAAGATGGCGACGGTCTTGGGACGATCCGCCGCGGGAATCGAGCCGAGCAGCGCCACCAGGTGCTGACCGATGTCGGGGGACTTCCAGAACGGGGAGAACAGGTAGCGGAACCCCTGCTGGTGAATCTTGTTCAGCGCGAAGGCCACGCCGAGGTAGGGCGTCTTGTTCTTCTCGGCCACCGAGGCCGCCGCGGCGTGGAGGTCCGAGCCGAACCCGCCCAGGTAGGCCAGGATCCCCTGGGCCGCCAGCGTCTCCATGCGGCTCACGGTCTTGGTGGCATCGGACTCGTCGTCGAGGAGGACCAACTCTAACGGTATCCTCTTCCCGGCGACCGTCACGCCTCCCGCGCGGTTGACGTCCTCCACAGCGATCTCGTAGCCTGCCCGGACCTGAGCCCCACCGCCGCCATAGCGCCCGGTGAGCGGCACCACCGCGCCGACCTTGATGGCCTGGGCCACTGCCGCGGCCGGCCAGCCGGCGAGGATCCCCACGAACAGAACGAGCAAGCACCGTTCGAACCACCCGTGTCGTCTCATCGTCCCCTCCTTGATCTAGATCGGAGGGGGCCTCGACGGCCCCCTCCGAAGCCTCCCCCACGAGGGCTTGCGCCGGCAAAGCCGGCGCTCGAACCCAAATTACCCTGGGCCCCACACGGCCCGGGCCGTCTCGACGACGCGCTCCAGCTTTCGCCGCTGGTCGTCCGGCGAGATGCGGTTGCCCTCCATCGTGGAGGCAAAGCCGCACTGAGGGCTCAGGGCCAGGCGCTCCAGCGGGACCACCTTGGCGGCTTCGGCGATCCGGCGCCGCAGCTCCTCCACGGACTCCAGGCGCGGCTTCTTGGTGGTCACGAGGCCCAGCACCACGATCCGGTCGTCCGGCACATGACGCAGCGGTTCGAAGCCGCCGGACCGCTCATCGTCGTATTCGAGCAGGAACCGCTGCACCCGACTCCCGCGGAACACACGAGGCGCCACGGGCTCGTAGTCGCCGCTGGCGTAGAACATGCTCTGGTTATTGCCGCGGCAGATGTGCAGGCCGAACGTGATGCCTGGATGCCCACCGACGACGGCATTGTCCATCTCGATGCAGGTGTCGATGAGCTCGTCCGGGTCGCTGCCGCGCTGGCGGTAGCCCTCGCGAATCGAGGGATCCATCAGGGCAGCGTACTGAGGGGCGTCGATCTGAATGTAAGTGCAGCCGAGCCGGATCAATTCTTCCACCTCGCGGCGCGTGAAGTCCACGATGTCGGCCAGGTAGGCGTCGCGGGTGGGGTAGGCGCCCCGGGACCTGTCCGGATCATAGTAGGCAGCGGCCTGCTGGACGCTGATGAGCGTGATCTTTAGCGGGCGGGATGCTCGGGCCCGCAGGTAGGCGAACTCCTCGGCGCACATACTGCGCCGCCATCTGAGCTTTTCGACCACCACCGGCCGTTTGTAGAGGAGCTGCTCGCCCTGCTCGTTCCGGAACGGGATGGCCCAGCCGCCGAACTTGTCGAAGCCGTCCAGCGCGTCGATCAAGTGGCCGAAAAAGGCGTATCGCCGCTGCTCGCCGTCCGTGACGACATCGAGGCCGGCTTCATCCTGCAGGGCAATCGCTTCGTCCACGGCCCTGTCCTCGATCAGTTTGAACTCGACGGAGCTGAAGCGACCGCGCTCGAGCTCCTGGCGCGCCTCGACCAAGTAGGGGGGCCGCAGGAGGCTCCCCACACCCTCGGTGCGAAAAACCGTCATCGGCCCGCCGGCTGGCATCAGTATCTACTCGGGCCTCGCCTCGTGGCTCTCCTCGCCTGCGGCTCGTCGGGAGCCCCTCGGCTCGAACTGCCACTCGGGCCTCGCCTCGTGGCTCTCCTCGCCTGCGGCTCGTCGGGAGCCCCTCGGCTCGAACGTCACCCTAGACTCGTCCCGGTACATCACCTTATGCCGCGTGGTCTTGATCCACGTGTCGATCTCCGCATCCGTCATGTAGTTCTCCG encodes the following:
- a CDS encoding amino acid ABC transporter substrate-binding protein, producing the protein MRRHGWFERCLLVLFVGILAGWPAAAVAQAIKVGAVVPLTGRYGGGGAQVRAGYEIAVEDVNRAGGVTVAGKRIPLELVLLDDESDATKTVSRMETLAAQGILAYLGGFGSDLHAAAASVAEKNKTPYLGVAFALNKIHQQGFRYLFSPFWKSPDIGQHLVALLGSIPAADRPKTVAIFQEKTDWGREMATAWTEAGKAAGFQVAVNADYAPGAKDFSDMILKAKAARAEAVFAVPTPPDGMTIVKQMKELDYNPKLTLMVRAPDPPVWGKNLGKDGDYVLLAPGWHHAARYPGVKELNEAHVKRVGRPADVMTGPSYASVQILAKAIERAGALDKDKIRDAIAATEMTTVVGPVRFRPDGTGIVPSVFNQWLNGKQELVWPKEFATAPFVYPAPPFAKR
- a CDS encoding cobalamin-independent methionine synthase II family protein; protein product: MTVFRTEGVGSLLRPPYLVEARQELERGRFSSVEFKLIEDRAVDEAIALQDEAGLDVVTDGEQRRYAFFGHLIDALDGFDKFGGWAIPFRNEQGEQLLYKRPVVVEKLRWRRSMCAEEFAYLRARASRPLKITLISVQQAAAYYDPDRSRGAYPTRDAYLADIVDFTRREVEELIRLGCTYIQIDAPQYAALMDPSIREGYRQRGSDPDELIDTCIEMDNAVVGGHPGITFGLHICRGNNQSMFYASGDYEPVAPRVFRGSRVQRFLLEYDDERSGGFEPLRHVPDDRIVVLGLVTTKKPRLESVEELRRRIAEAAKVVPLERLALSPQCGFASTMEGNRISPDDQRRKLERVVETARAVWGPG